One stretch of Desulfonatronospira thiodismutans ASO3-1 DNA includes these proteins:
- a CDS encoding BrnT family toxin: MDFTWDDTKDRSNFKKHGVSFVEATEVFGDVFSSCVSDPDHSVEEDRYLLFGTTSKGRSLVVSFTECTGTIRIISARQMTRKERTAYES; the protein is encoded by the coding sequence GTGGATTTCACTTGGGATGATACAAAAGACAGGTCAAACTTTAAAAAACACGGAGTTTCATTCGTCGAAGCCACTGAGGTTTTTGGTGATGTTTTCTCATCCTGCGTATCGGATCCCGATCATTCGGTTGAGGAAGACCGCTACCTGCTTTTCGGTACAACATCAAAAGGAAGAAGTTTGGTAGTATCGTTTACTGAGTGCACAGGAACAATTAGAATTATATCAGCCAGACAAATGACTCGCAAGGAGCGAACAGCATATGAATCATAA